Sequence from the Deltaproteobacteria bacterium genome:
GTATACCGCCGCGAAAATCGTGCAGGTGGCCGCAGCGTCGGTGGTCACCAGCCCGGCATGGCCCAATAGTGTAGGAAAGAACGCGATCAGTACGGTAGCCCCGAGCGCGCCGGCGGGCCCGTACACCTCCATGCCCCAGCAAAACACCAGCGCGCAGGTGGCGGCGTAGAAGAGGATGGTGACAAGTCGGCCGGCGTACAGCGGCAAGTGCGCGCTCAGATACTCGCGCTCGCGCGGGGTCAACGGGGCCCACTGCAGCAAAGCGCCGGCCGCGGATCGCTCCAGCCCGAGCCCGGCCGTGATCCGCTCTGGCAGAGCGTTGAGCGCTAGCACCGGCAACTTCGAGCCCTCGATCGGGGCGGTGCGCGCGAAAGAGCCGGCGAATGCAACGCGCCGGCCGTAGGCATACGCAAACGGCTCGTCGTCCGTCAGGCTGGTGCGAAAGATGGTGATGACAATCAGCAGGCTGCCGAGCGCAACCGCGACGGTGGCCCAACGCCGGGCGCGGGCGCGGTTCATAGCCGGCGAGCCGGCGGCTACGCCGCCGCCTCAGGCGCTTTCGCCGGCTTCCCCCGGCGGCGCATAAAGGCGGACCGGTACGATCCGGCGGCACTCCGGGCAGGGAAACGACTTGATCACCGGATAACTAACGATTCCCAGGACAAGTCGCCGCACGTAAGCCTCGCGCGCGGCAACGCAGCAGGGTTGTAAGACGTCAGCCATCGCTCACTCCGGGCGCCGATCCTGCCGTGATTCGCCGGCTGAATCAACCCTGTCCGGCCGCGCAAGCCGATCGAGCAGGTGGCGGCGCTACGCCGGCTTGGCCTTCGCCGGCCGCCCGCCGCCGACTCCGTGGAAAATGAAGTCGACTACGGCTTCCGTCACCTCGGCGAGCGACACCGCCTCCTGGTCGATCCACCATGACACCACCTGAGTGGAGATTCCGACGAGGGCCTGGGCCAGGACCTCGGGGCGGTTACGGCGAAACAGGCCGCGGTTCATACCTCGTGTGATGTTCTCGAAGCCATCGGCGACAAAGCGGGCCTGTGCCCGCCGCACCGCCTCGTGAAACTCGCCGCCGGGGCCGAAGACGATACGAAACAGCTCCCGGTGCTCGTGGGCGAACTGAAAGAAGGCCTCGCAGCTGGCCCGCACGTAAACTCGCGGGTCGCTGACGCGCGCGCGCACCGCCTCGATTTGCCGCCGCAGTAGGCGGCCGGTTTCGTCCACCAACTCGGTAAAGATCGCCTCCTTGGTCTTGTAATA
This genomic interval carries:
- a CDS encoding TetR/AcrR family transcriptional regulator, with translation MPSTVAKAAAPNRFQRRRDRTRHELLQAAQRVLARRGYHAAKVADIAREADVGVGTFYLYYKTKEAIFTELVDETGRLLRRQIEAVRARVSDPRVYVRASCEAFFQFAHEHRELFRIVFGPGGEFHEAVRRAQARFVADGFENITRGMNRGLFRRNRPEVLAQALVGISTQVVSWWIDQEAVSLAEVTEAVVDFIFHGVGGGRPAKAKPA